One Archocentrus centrarchus isolate MPI-CPG fArcCen1 chromosome 14, fArcCen1, whole genome shotgun sequence DNA window includes the following coding sequences:
- the LOC115791977 gene encoding sodium-dependent phosphate transport protein 2A-like: MDALQDLIMGTLSRLQRMKTVACNLCKIPLLLLLLYFFVCSLDILSSAFQLVGGRIAGDIVQENAILSNPVAGLVVGIMVTVLVQSSSTSTSIVVSLVSSGLLDVQSAIPVIMGSNIGTSVTNTFVALMQAGEREEFERAFAGATVHDCFNWLSVLVLLPLEAAIGLLRQISKAMVDTLQLSSGEEAPELLKVLTEPLTKMIIQLDRSVITAIATGDQSARNKSLVKHWCQTTAMKVNETSWGTHNLSEQTQKCRHLFVDCSLSDLAIGLILLASSLLVLCSCLILLVKLLNSLLKGQVASAINNVVNTEFPYPFTWLAGYLALFVGAGMTFLVQSSSVFTSAITPLIGIGVISIERAYPLTLGSNIGTTTTAILAALASPGDKLAAATQVSLCHFFFNLLGILLWYPIPVTRLPIRMACALGKCTARYRWFAVAYLLLCFVLLPTLVFALSMAGWKVMTGIGVPVIMVIISVAAVNILQVRRPDCLPLRLRNWDFLPPWMTSLQPLDDLISRLTSWCRQENGCIFKRNNTPITSLEGITENTERRDKWGQNCEDPEKDESCWTLALEKRRVLMMTCGN; the protein is encoded by the exons ATGGATGCCCTCCAAGATCTGATAATGGGAACTCTATCAAGACTACAGAGAATGAAAACGGTGGCATGTAATCTCTGCAAAattcccctccttctcctgcttCTGTACTTCTTTGTGTGCTCTCTGGATATTCTAAGCTCTGCTTTCCAGCTAGTTGGAG GCAGGATAGCAGGGGATATTGTCCAGGAAAATGCTATCCTTTCTAACCCTGTGGCAGGGCTGGTGGTGGGGATAATGGTGACAGTGTTAGTCCAGAGCTCCTCCACCTCAACCTCCATTGTTGTCAGTCTTGTTTCTTCTGGTT tgcTGGACGTGCAGTCAGCCATTCCTGTCATCATGGGCTCTAATATTGGAACATCAGTGACTAATACCTTTGTTGCTCTAATGCaggctggggagagagaagagTTTGAAAG GGCATTTGCTGGCGCTACAGTCCATGACTGTTTTAACTGGTTGTCTGTGTTGGTGCTTCTCCCTCTGGAAGCTGCGATTGGGTTGCTTAGACAAATCTCAAAGGCTATGGTTGACACACTACAGCTCAGCAGTGGTGAAGAAGCTCCTGAACTTCTTAAAGTTCTAACTGAGCCACTGACTAAAATGATAATTCAG ttgGATCGGTCAGTCATTACAGCAATTGCTACAGGAGACCAGAGTGCGAGAAACAAGAGTCTGGTGAAGCACTGGTGTCAAACCACAGCCATGAAG GTCAATGAAACTTCCTGGGGAACACACAACCTTtcagaacaaacacaaaaat GCAGGCATCTCTTTGTGGACTGCTCTTTGTCAGATTTAGCCATAGGTCTGATCCTCCTGGCTTCCTCGCTGTTGGTCCTGTGCAGTTGCCTGATATTGCTGGTTAAACTACTCAACTCCCTCCTGAAGGGCCAGGTGGCCAGTGCCATTAACAATGTTGTTAACACAG AGTTTCCCTACCCTTTCACTTGGCTGGCAGGTTATTTGGCTCTGTTCGTGGGAGCAGGAATGACCTTTTTGGTACAGAGTAGTTCTGTCTTCACATCAGCCATCACTCCACTAATAG GGATTGGTGTGATTAGCATTGAAAGAGCCTACCCTTTGACTCTGGGGTCCAACATTGGCACCACTACAACAGCTATACTAGCAGCCCTAGCTAGTCCGGGAGATAAGCTAGCTGCTGCTACACAG GtttctttgtgtcattttttctTTAACCTCCTTGGTATCCTGCTGTGGTATCCCATTCCAGTTACTCGCCTACCCATACGTATGGCCTGTGCCCTTGGCAAATGCACTgccag GTACCGCTGGTTTGCTGTCGCGTATCTCCTTCTCTGCTTTGTGCTACTCCCAACCCTCGTGTTTGCTCTCTCCATGGCTGGCTGGAAGGTGATGACTGGTATTGGTGTTCCAGTCATTATGGTGATTATATCTGTTGCAGCAGTTAACATTCTTCAGGTACGCAGACCTGATTGTTTGCCACTTAGACTACGAAACTGGGACTTTCTACCTCCTTGGATGACATCATTGCAACCCCTGGATGACCTCATCAGCAGACTGACCTCATGGTGCAGGCAAGAGAACG ggtgcatttttaaaagaaataatacTCCAATTACATCACTGGAGGGCATTACTGAAAACACTGAGAGAAGAGATAAATGGGGGCAGAACTGCGAGGACCCAGAGAAGGATGAGAGCT GTTGGACTCTGgcgcttgaaaaaaggcgagtTTTGATGATGACTTGTGGAAATTAG